Proteins co-encoded in one Ponticoccus alexandrii genomic window:
- the fliF gene encoding flagellar basal-body MS-ring/collar protein FliF, with translation MVVVGATLAMVLAVLGLSRLASAPNFALLYAGLENEAAGEVVKALEARGIAYDVRGGAIFVPDSDRDALRLTLASEGLPANNGQGYELLDSLSGFGTTSQMFDAAYWRAKEGELARTIVSNPQIASARVHIANSSANPFQRDVTPSASISVTTTGGVLSAQQARALKFLVASAVPGMTPETVAVIDGKGGLIGAEDENGGGITAEDKAAQLRDRVQRLMEARVGTGNAVVEVSVDQITDSELIRERSFDPENRVVISTDTEELTDRAENTGGGDVTVASNLPDGAAGGPESSSSQKAETRERINYEVSETTREIKRQPGAIRRLTVAVLVNGSYETGADGTQSFVPLPEEELSALRDLVASAVGFEEARGDQITLRSLPFERPEGLGTGPIEPGLFTGTIDTMRLIQMGVLAVVALILGLFVLRPILSRGGDAVAGVLPAPDEEAAAVLDGEIDPVGGLGDLPVMGDGPDFGGMGMVDFDAPAEEDPVDRLRGLIEERKSETVEILRSWLDDDRENAA, from the coding sequence ATGGTCGTTGTCGGTGCCACGCTTGCCATGGTGCTTGCCGTGCTCGGGTTGTCGCGACTTGCCTCGGCGCCGAATTTCGCGCTGCTTTACGCAGGGCTGGAAAACGAGGCCGCAGGCGAGGTCGTGAAGGCGCTGGAGGCGCGCGGTATCGCCTATGACGTGCGCGGCGGGGCCATCTTCGTCCCCGATTCGGACCGCGATGCCCTGCGCCTGACCCTCGCCAGCGAGGGCCTGCCTGCCAACAACGGGCAGGGTTACGAATTGCTCGATTCCCTGTCGGGCTTCGGCACCACCTCGCAGATGTTCGACGCCGCCTACTGGCGCGCGAAAGAGGGTGAGCTGGCACGCACCATCGTGTCGAACCCGCAGATCGCCAGCGCCCGGGTCCATATCGCCAACAGCTCTGCGAATCCCTTCCAGCGTGACGTGACGCCCTCTGCCTCGATCTCGGTGACGACGACGGGCGGCGTCCTGTCAGCACAACAGGCGCGGGCGCTGAAGTTCCTCGTGGCCTCTGCCGTGCCCGGCATGACGCCAGAAACCGTCGCCGTGATCGACGGCAAGGGCGGGCTGATCGGTGCCGAGGATGAAAACGGTGGCGGCATCACCGCCGAGGACAAGGCGGCGCAGCTGCGCGACCGCGTCCAGCGCCTGATGGAGGCGCGGGTTGGCACCGGAAACGCTGTGGTCGAGGTCAGCGTCGACCAGATCACCGACAGCGAGCTGATTCGCGAGCGCAGCTTCGACCCCGAAAACCGCGTGGTCATTTCCACAGATACCGAGGAACTGACCGACCGGGCGGAAAACACCGGCGGCGGCGATGTCACCGTGGCCTCGAACCTGCCCGATGGCGCGGCGGGCGGGCCGGAAAGCTCATCCTCGCAGAAGGCCGAAACGCGCGAGCGTATCAACTACGAGGTGTCCGAGACGACACGCGAGATCAAGCGCCAGCCGGGCGCGATCCGGCGCCTGACCGTCGCGGTGCTGGTGAACGGCAGCTATGAGACCGGCGCCGACGGCACCCAAAGTTTCGTGCCGCTGCCCGAAGAAGAACTTTCGGCCCTGCGCGACCTCGTCGCTTCGGCGGTTGGCTTCGAAGAAGCGCGCGGCGACCAGATCACCCTGCGCTCGCTGCCCTTCGAACGGCCCGAGGGGCTGGGCACCGGCCCGATAGAGCCGGGGCTGTTCACCGGGACCATCGACACCATGCGGCTGATCCAGATGGGCGTTCTGGCAGTGGTGGCCCTGATCCTCGGGCTTTTTGTCCTGCGCCCGATCCTGTCGCGCGGTGGCGACGCCGTGGCAGGCGTCCTTCCGGCGCCCGACGAAGAGGCCGCCGCGGTCCTCGACGGCGAGATCGACCCGGTCGGCGGTCTGGGCGACCTGCCGGTGATGGGTGACGGCCCGGACTTCGGCGGCATGGGCATGGTCGATTTCGACGCCCCGGCAGAGGAGGACCCGGTGGACCGTCTGCGCGGGCTGATCGAGGAACGCAAATCCGAAACGGTCGAAATCCTGCGCAGCTGGCTCGATGATGACCGGGAGAACGCGGCATGA
- a CDS encoding MFS transporter, giving the protein MKSDSLLDSRYSWLRLGLTVLIAVMGNVGMWAIIVIMPEVQAEFGSGRAAASMPYVTTMLGFALGNMVIGRAVDRYGVTTALCGAAVLSAAGYGLAALSPTIAVLTLVQLVVGFGTAASFGPLIADVSQWFQRRRGIAVGIAASGNYLSGALWPVLLGWLAADADWRSIYLILAVLTVVIMLPLAQLLRQRVPEEALAQAEAASLSRARATGFSPRQLQWMLGLAGVACCVAMSMPQVHIVALCVDLGFGAAVGAEMLSLMLLGGVVSRLVSGVLADRLGGVRTLLIGSALQCLALFLYLPAGGLVSLYVVSLIFGLSQGGIVPSYAVIVREYLPAREAGARVGFVMMMTIVGMALGGWMSGAIYDWTGSYQWAFINGIVWNGLNIAIMVVILTRGSRARGMVAA; this is encoded by the coding sequence ATGAAAAGCGATTCTCTCTTGGACAGCCGGTACAGCTGGCTCCGTCTTGGTCTGACCGTCCTGATCGCGGTCATGGGCAACGTCGGGATGTGGGCCATCATCGTCATCATGCCGGAGGTGCAGGCAGAGTTCGGCTCTGGCCGGGCGGCGGCCTCTATGCCCTATGTCACCACCATGCTGGGATTCGCTCTGGGCAATATGGTCATCGGCCGGGCGGTCGACCGCTACGGGGTGACCACCGCGCTCTGCGGGGCGGCGGTGCTCAGCGCGGCAGGCTACGGGCTGGCGGCGCTGTCGCCCACGATCGCGGTGCTGACGCTGGTGCAGCTGGTCGTGGGCTTCGGTACGGCGGCGAGTTTTGGGCCGCTGATCGCGGATGTCAGTCAGTGGTTCCAGCGGCGGCGCGGCATCGCCGTGGGTATCGCGGCCTCGGGCAACTACCTGTCGGGGGCGCTTTGGCCGGTGCTGCTGGGCTGGCTTGCGGCGGATGCGGACTGGCGCAGTATCTACCTGATCCTCGCGGTGCTGACGGTTGTGATCATGCTGCCGCTGGCGCAGCTGCTGCGGCAGCGGGTGCCCGAAGAGGCGCTGGCGCAGGCCGAGGCGGCTTCGCTCAGCCGTGCCCGCGCTACCGGCTTCAGCCCGCGCCAGTTGCAGTGGATGCTGGGGCTGGCGGGGGTGGCCTGCTGCGTGGCCATGTCGATGCCGCAGGTGCATATCGTGGCGCTCTGCGTCGACCTGGGCTTTGGCGCGGCGGTGGGCGCCGAGATGTTGTCGCTGATGCTGCTGGGCGGTGTCGTGTCGCGGCTGGTCTCGGGCGTGCTGGCGGACCGGCTTGGCGGCGTGCGCACGCTGCTGATCGGCTCTGCGCTGCAATGCCTTGCGCTGTTCCTCTACCTGCCCGCCGGGGGGCTGGTAAGCCTCTACGTGGTCAGCCTGATCTTCGGCCTGAGCCAGGGCGGTATCGTGCCCAGCTATGCCGTGATCGTGCGCGAGTACCTGCCTGCGCGGGAGGCCGGCGCGCGGGTTGGCTTCGTGATGATGATGACCATCGTGGGCATGGCCTTAGGCGGCTGGATGTCCGGCGCGATCTACGACTGGACGGGCAGCTACCAGTGGGCCTTCATCAACGGGATCGTGTGGAACGGGCTGAACATCGCGATCATGGTGGTGATCCTGACGCGCGGCAGCCGGGCGCGGGGCATGGTGGCGGCGTAA
- a CDS encoding L,D-transpeptidase, with protein MINRRTLLAAAAATAAMPAHAFQVDPIFRPQRVSIKGDLAPGQILILPGAHFLYFVDQPGSAMRYGVGFGKAGQAISGTFVVGSKKEWPTWRPTDAMIERDPGAYGRFKGNDYVQPGGPSNPLGARALYLYRDGRYTYNAIHGTTEPQSIGRSVSNGCVRLVNEHVTDLYPRVPVGTKVTVL; from the coding sequence ATGATCAATCGCCGTACCCTCCTCGCCGCCGCGGCAGCGACTGCCGCAATGCCCGCTCATGCCTTCCAGGTCGATCCGATCTTCCGGCCCCAGCGCGTGTCCATCAAGGGAGACCTCGCCCCGGGCCAGATCCTGATCCTGCCCGGCGCGCATTTCCTGTATTTCGTCGACCAGCCCGGTTCCGCGATGCGCTACGGCGTCGGCTTCGGCAAGGCCGGACAGGCGATCTCGGGCACCTTCGTCGTCGGCAGCAAGAAAGAATGGCCGACCTGGCGCCCGACGGATGCCATGATCGAGCGTGATCCCGGCGCCTATGGGCGTTTCAAGGGCAATGACTACGTTCAACCCGGCGGCCCGTCCAACCCGCTGGGCGCCCGTGCGCTGTACCTGTACCGGGACGGGCGCTACACCTACAATGCCATCCACGGCACGACCGAACCACAATCAATCGGCCGCTCTGTGTCGAACGGGTGCGTGCGGTTGGTCAACGAGCATGTGACGGACCTTTATCCGCGCGTGCCGGTGGGAACCAAAGTCACCGTTCTGTGA
- a CDS encoding MotE family protein yields the protein MTRKQIAPKQKSPPRPRRRKRRARGALAAVGSLLLASALLRTAIGAGEAFAKEDPAPKPGMQAEAAQDPGPQAGQHAAAAPQGSAPILAEADLMPLLESLRAREARIRRRESEIEIRMQALSVADQEIEQKLAALEKAEKTLRATLALAQTAAEDDLSRLTDVYANMKPKQAAALFEQMDPEFAAGFLGRMKPNVAAAIMAGMKPETAYLVSVIVAGRNADVPKE from the coding sequence ATGACCCGGAAACAGATCGCTCCGAAACAGAAATCCCCCCCCAGGCCACGGCGCCGCAAACGGCGCGCCCGGGGTGCACTGGCCGCCGTCGGCAGCCTGCTTCTGGCCTCGGCCCTGCTTCGCACCGCCATTGGCGCCGGAGAGGCCTTCGCCAAGGAAGACCCCGCGCCGAAGCCCGGGATGCAGGCCGAAGCCGCGCAGGATCCCGGCCCCCAGGCAGGGCAGCACGCCGCGGCGGCGCCGCAGGGCAGCGCACCGATACTGGCAGAGGCCGACCTCATGCCGCTTCTCGAATCGCTGAGGGCGCGAGAGGCGCGCATCCGCAGACGTGAAAGCGAAATCGAGATCCGGATGCAGGCCCTTTCCGTCGCCGACCAGGAAATAGAGCAGAAGCTGGCGGCGCTTGAAAAGGCGGAGAAGACCCTGCGCGCAACGCTCGCGCTCGCCCAGACCGCCGCAGAGGATGACCTGTCCCGCCTGACCGACGTCTATGCCAATATGAAGCCGAAGCAGGCCGCGGCGCTGTTCGAGCAGATGGACCCGGAGTTTGCGGCAGGGTTCCTTGGACGGATGAAGCCGAACGTGGCCGCCGCCATCATGGCGGGGATGAAACCCGAAACCGCCTATCTCGTCAGCGTCATCGTCGCGGGCCGGAATGCCGACGTGCCGAAGGAATAA
- a CDS encoding ABC transporter ATP-binding protein: MTKPVLSLSDVTLRLKGNAGMLDILHGIDLDVQKGETIGLIGPSGSGKSSLLMVMGGLERASSGQVLALGQDLTAMNEDALARFRRDHMGVVFQSFHLIPTMTALENVATPLELAGHRDAFDRARAMLEGVGLAARADHYPSQMSGGEQQRVALARALAPEPDILLADEPTGNLDGANGAAIMDLLLGLSDHHGATLVLVTHAPELAERCDRVVRLRDGRIDGEAARQAAE, from the coding sequence ATGACCAAACCCGTGCTTTCGCTTTCAGATGTGACTTTACGCCTGAAGGGCAATGCCGGGATGCTCGATATCCTGCACGGCATCGACCTCGATGTCCAAAAAGGCGAGACGATTGGCCTGATCGGCCCGTCCGGATCCGGCAAGTCCTCGCTTCTGATGGTCATGGGCGGGCTCGAGCGGGCCAGCAGCGGGCAGGTTCTGGCGCTGGGTCAAGACCTGACCGCGATGAACGAGGACGCGCTGGCGCGGTTCAGGCGCGATCACATGGGGGTCGTCTTCCAGTCCTTCCACCTGATCCCGACAATGACCGCGCTGGAAAACGTCGCCACCCCGCTGGAGCTTGCCGGGCATCGCGACGCCTTCGACCGGGCGCGCGCCATGCTGGAGGGCGTCGGGCTGGCGGCGCGGGCCGATCACTATCCCTCGCAGATGTCGGGGGGCGAACAGCAGCGCGTGGCGCTGGCCCGCGCGCTGGCGCCGGAACCGGACATCCTGCTGGCGGATGAGCCGACCGGCAATCTGGACGGGGCCAACGGCGCCGCGATCATGGACCTGCTGCTGGGCCTGTCGGACCATCACGGAGCGACGCTGGTTCTGGTGACCCATGCGCCGGAACTGGCCGAGCGCTGCGACCGCGTGGTGCGCCTGCGTGACGGGCGCATCGACGGAGAGGCAGCGCGGCAGGCGGCGGAATGA
- a CDS encoding geranylgeranyl reductase gives MTAAKLGLRVALVDRKRFPRDKLCGGGLTGRAMAHHRRIFGTDRPDVPLEVRREFAFHAFGQDLGMTRDAPPIHLAMRRELDHHLVDRALAAGAVDVTGHALDLDLGDPAGPVLFNQTMRLTAPLLIAADGVNSPTANALFGQAFDRDRIGFALEIEHLGADPARPLRIDFGAAEWGYGWQFPKTTGTTVGVGGIMARNPDLKAAMKAYMARLAIPEGARVKGQFLPFGDFRKRPGQGRVLLAGDAAGLVDPITGEGIAHALHSGELAAQTAAQAIREAHPEAALGRYTTALRPIHSGLTMARLLRTIMFRRALRPAFIRSFRESRSLREEYLRLLAGETDYAPLMRKTAMRMPGFAARALFGR, from the coding sequence ATGACCGCGGCGAAACTTGGCCTGCGCGTGGCGCTTGTCGACCGGAAACGCTTTCCCCGGGACAAACTCTGCGGCGGCGGGCTGACCGGGCGCGCCATGGCGCACCACCGGCGAATCTTTGGCACCGACCGCCCGGACGTCCCGTTGGAGGTGCGCCGGGAGTTCGCCTTTCATGCCTTCGGACAGGATCTCGGCATGACGCGGGACGCCCCGCCGATCCATCTGGCCATGCGCCGCGAGCTGGACCACCATCTTGTCGACCGGGCGCTGGCCGCCGGGGCGGTGGATGTCACCGGCCATGCGCTTGACCTCGACCTGGGCGATCCCGCCGGCCCCGTGCTTTTCAACCAGACTATGCGGCTGACGGCGCCGTTGCTGATCGCGGCAGACGGGGTCAACAGCCCCACGGCCAATGCCCTGTTCGGACAGGCCTTCGACCGCGACCGGATCGGCTTTGCGCTGGAGATCGAGCACCTCGGCGCCGATCCCGCGCGCCCTTTGCGAATCGACTTCGGTGCGGCGGAATGGGGCTATGGCTGGCAGTTCCCGAAGACCACCGGAACCACGGTCGGCGTTGGCGGCATCATGGCCCGGAACCCGGATCTGAAGGCCGCCATGAAGGCCTACATGGCCCGGCTCGCCATCCCCGAAGGCGCCCGTGTCAAAGGGCAGTTTCTACCCTTCGGCGATTTCCGCAAACGGCCCGGTCAGGGGCGCGTGCTGCTGGCCGGGGATGCCGCTGGTCTGGTCGATCCCATCACCGGCGAGGGCATCGCCCATGCCCTTCACAGTGGTGAGCTTGCCGCACAAACTGCGGCCCAGGCGATTCGCGAGGCCCATCCCGAGGCCGCGCTGGGGCGTTACACCACCGCCCTTCGCCCTATTCACAGCGGTCTGACCATGGCCCGCCTTCTGCGCACGATCATGTTCCGGCGCGCCCTGAGGCCCGCCTTCATCCGAAGTTTTCGCGAATCACGCAGTCTGCGCGAAGAGTACCTGCGCCTGCTGGCCGGAGAGACCGATTATGCGCCCTTGATGCGTAAAACAGCCATGAGAATGCCGGGATTCGCCGCCCGAGCCCTTTTTGGGCGTTGA
- a CDS encoding rhodanese-related sulfurtransferase translates to MVTVCALYHFTRFEDPAALRQPLIDLCTAERITGTLLLASEGINGTVAGPRDGIDRLLAHIRSLPGCADLEWKLSTAMERPFARLKVRLKREIVTMGQPDVDPRARTGHYVEPAEWNALIRSPDVAVIDTRNDYEVAIGTFEGAVDPKTDSFRDFPAWWEANKDRFHNKRIAMFCTGGIRCEKSTNWLMAQGVEEVYHLKGGILKYLEEIPEADSTWQGDCFVFDGRVSVGHGLVEGPHDLCHACRRPILPGDRARPEYEHGVSCHLCAGETSAEDKARFREREKQIALARARGERHLHADVPEDH, encoded by the coding sequence ATGGTCACCGTCTGCGCCCTCTACCACTTCACCCGCTTCGAGGATCCGGCGGCCCTGCGCCAGCCGCTGATCGACCTCTGCACCGCGGAACGCATCACCGGCACGCTGCTTCTGGCGAGCGAAGGCATCAACGGCACCGTCGCCGGTCCGCGCGACGGCATCGACCGGCTTCTGGCGCATATCCGGTCCCTGCCCGGCTGCGCCGACCTCGAATGGAAGCTCTCGACCGCCATGGAACGCCCCTTCGCCCGCCTCAAGGTGCGGCTGAAGCGCGAGATCGTGACCATGGGCCAGCCCGACGTCGATCCCCGCGCGCGCACCGGCCATTACGTCGAGCCCGCCGAGTGGAACGCCCTTATCCGCAGCCCCGACGTCGCCGTGATCGACACCCGCAACGACTACGAGGTCGCCATCGGCACCTTCGAAGGCGCCGTCGATCCGAAGACCGACAGCTTCCGCGACTTCCCCGCGTGGTGGGAGGCCAACAAGGACCGCTTCCACAACAAGCGCATCGCCATGTTCTGCACCGGCGGCATCCGCTGCGAGAAATCGACGAACTGGCTGATGGCGCAGGGCGTCGAAGAGGTCTACCACCTCAAGGGCGGCATCCTGAAATACCTCGAGGAAATCCCCGAAGCAGACAGCACATGGCAGGGCGACTGCTTCGTCTTCGACGGGCGCGTCTCGGTCGGTCACGGGCTTGTCGAGGGGCCCCACGACCTGTGTCACGCCTGCCGCCGCCCAATCCTGCCCGGGGACCGCGCCCGCCCGGAATACGAACACGGGGTCTCCTGCCACCTCTGCGCCGGGGAAACCTCCGCCGAGGACAAGGCCCGCTTCCGCGAACGCGAAAAGCAGATCGCCCTCGCCCGCGCGCGCGGCGAACGCCACCTGCATGCGGATGTCCCCGAAGACCACTAG
- a CDS encoding flagellar basal body-associated FliL family protein, whose translation MSDTTVDEEALAAKKPSRLPLIIGVVLALAGGGGGFFAVQSGMIGGGSGAQTEEEHVAEDLPDTAPLPQVAFVEVPQITVSLGPHSDVEHLRFRASLEVPVAHEAEVQGILPRVQDVLNSYLRALEPEDLRAQGALVRLRGQMLRRVKLVAGEGRVRDLLVLEFVLN comes from the coding sequence ATGTCCGACACCACCGTCGACGAAGAGGCGCTGGCAGCGAAGAAGCCCTCCAGGCTGCCGCTGATCATCGGGGTTGTCCTGGCTTTGGCCGGCGGCGGCGGCGGTTTTTTTGCCGTGCAGTCCGGGATGATCGGCGGCGGTTCCGGCGCACAAACGGAAGAAGAGCACGTGGCCGAGGATCTGCCCGACACCGCCCCGCTGCCGCAGGTCGCCTTCGTCGAAGTGCCGCAGATCACCGTGTCGCTGGGGCCGCATTCGGATGTCGAGCACCTGCGCTTCCGCGCAAGCCTCGAGGTGCCCGTCGCCCATGAGGCCGAGGTTCAGGGCATACTGCCGCGCGTGCAGGACGTGCTGAACAGCTACCTGCGCGCGTTGGAGCCGGAAGACCTGCGGGCGCAGGGCGCGCTGGTGCGCCTGCGCGGCCAGATGCTGAGACGGGTCAAGCTCGTCGCCGGAGAAGGTCGGGTGCGCGACCTTCTCGTCCTTGAATTTGTCCTGAACTGA
- a CDS encoding FliM/FliN family flagellar motor switch protein, with translation MDNAQGRPKEASTPFTNVPIEITVSVGRARPLVRELLQLNEGSVLTLDKQLDDPVELFVGDKLIGIGVLEVMEGDGAGQLAVRLTEVVDLQTPA, from the coding sequence ATGGATAACGCCCAAGGCCGGCCGAAAGAGGCCAGCACTCCCTTCACCAATGTCCCGATCGAGATCACCGTCTCTGTCGGGCGGGCGCGTCCGCTGGTGCGCGAGCTGCTGCAACTGAACGAGGGGTCGGTCCTGACGCTTGACAAGCAGCTCGACGATCCGGTGGAGCTTTTCGTCGGCGACAAGCTGATCGGGATCGGCGTGCTGGAGGTGATGGAGGGCGACGGCGCGGGCCAGCTTGCCGTGCGCCTGACCGAGGTCGTCGACCTGCAGACCCCGGCCTGA
- the fliP gene encoding flagellar type III secretion system pore protein FliP (The bacterial flagellar biogenesis protein FliP forms a type III secretion system (T3SS)-type pore required for flagellar assembly.), which translates to MRRPPAVLFAAAGLLLLPDAAMAQSIAIDLGEGGSVAATSVQLIVLITLLSLAPGIAIMVTCFPFMVTVLAILRQAVGLQQSPPNMLIVSLALFLTYFVMEPVVTEAWETGIEPLLNEEIAVEEAAQNTLAPFRVFMAGRVDPDTFRAMADLRPDAAGRALEPGAPLSVLVPSFMLSEIARAFQVGFLIFLPFLIIDLVVAAVLMSMGMMMVPPAIVSLPFKLAFFVIADGWALLAGSLVRGYF; encoded by the coding sequence ATGCGCCGCCCGCCCGCTGTCCTGTTCGCCGCCGCGGGGCTTCTGCTGCTGCCCGATGCGGCCATGGCCCAGTCGATCGCCATCGACCTTGGCGAGGGGGGCTCTGTCGCCGCGACCTCGGTCCAGCTGATCGTCCTGATCACGCTGCTGAGCCTGGCGCCCGGCATCGCGATCATGGTGACCTGCTTTCCCTTCATGGTCACGGTTCTGGCAATCCTGCGGCAGGCGGTGGGGCTTCAGCAATCACCCCCCAACATGCTGATCGTCAGCCTTGCGCTGTTCCTGACCTATTTCGTCATGGAGCCGGTCGTGACCGAGGCCTGGGAGACCGGTATAGAACCGCTTCTGAACGAAGAGATCGCGGTCGAAGAGGCGGCGCAGAACACGCTGGCGCCGTTCCGCGTCTTCATGGCGGGCCGGGTCGATCCCGATACCTTCCGGGCCATGGCGGATCTGAGACCCGACGCCGCCGGACGTGCGCTGGAACCCGGGGCGCCGCTGTCGGTCCTGGTGCCCAGCTTCATGCTGTCGGAAATCGCGCGGGCCTTTCAGGTTGGTTTCCTGATCTTCCTGCCCTTCCTGATCATCGACCTTGTCGTGGCGGCCGTGCTGATGTCGATGGGCATGATGATGGTGCCGCCGGCCATCGTTTCGCTGCCGTTCAAACTCGCCTTCTTCGTGATCGCCGACGGCTGGGCACTGCTGGCCGGAAGCCTCGTGCGGGGCTATTTCTAG
- a CDS encoding aldose epimerase family protein → MSDAISHHVLRDGQTEVTVLSLGCCVQDWQVAGRRVILGYADPEDYRANPKSMGMTVGRVANRISDGRFTLDGRTWDLPRNSGPNTIHGGPDGFGKRLWRMQPEGPRAVTLHLTSPHLDQGFPGALEVSVRLTLDRAALTWEMLARPDRPTPVNLCQHLYFNLAGRGDIRDHRVRIAAEHYTPTDTATLPTGEILPVGGTRYDFRAPQRLAEVDPGRAGYDLNFALDGGDGPAATAESPDGMRLRLWTDRPGLQFYTGAHLTPHGTPWPGVDHAPFGGFCMEAQDFPDAINRPGFPPTLCTPDNPYRQRTTIEIAPT, encoded by the coding sequence ATGTCCGATGCGATCAGCCACCACGTCCTGCGCGATGGCCAGACAGAGGTGACGGTCCTGTCGCTGGGCTGCTGCGTGCAGGACTGGCAGGTCGCGGGAAGGCGCGTCATTCTGGGCTATGCCGACCCCGAGGATTACCGTGCGAACCCGAAATCCATGGGCATGACCGTGGGCCGCGTCGCCAACCGCATTTCTGACGGGCGCTTCACGCTGGACGGCCGGACCTGGGATCTGCCGCGCAACAGCGGGCCGAACACGATCCACGGCGGCCCCGACGGTTTCGGCAAGCGTCTCTGGCGGATGCAGCCCGAGGGTCCGCGCGCCGTCACCCTGCACCTGACCTCGCCGCATCTGGATCAGGGCTTTCCCGGCGCGCTCGAGGTCTCGGTGCGCCTGACGCTGGACCGCGCCGCCCTCACCTGGGAGATGCTGGCCCGCCCGGATCGCCCGACGCCGGTGAACCTCTGCCAGCACCTCTATTTCAACCTCGCCGGACGGGGCGACATCCGCGACCACCGGGTCCGCATCGCCGCAGAGCACTATACCCCGACCGACACCGCGACCCTGCCGACCGGAGAGATCCTGCCGGTCGGGGGCACGCGCTACGACTTCCGCGCGCCGCAGCGGCTGGCAGAGGTCGACCCCGGGCGGGCGGGCTACGACCTGAACTTCGCCCTCGACGGGGGTGACGGCCCGGCGGCCACGGCGGAAAGCCCGGACGGCATGCGGCTGCGGTTGTGGACCGACCGGCCCGGGCTGCAATTCTACACCGGCGCCCACCTGACACCCCACGGCACGCCCTGGCCGGGTGTGGATCATGCCCCCTTCGGCGGATTCTGCATGGAGGCACAGGATTTTCCGGACGCGATCAACCGGCCCGGCTTTCCCCCGACGCTTTGCACGCCCGACAACCCCTACCGGCAGCGCACCACCATCGAGATTGCGCCGACCTGA
- a CDS encoding arylesterase produces MSLRVRYGAGALASKAALAVTLAWGQPATAEQVHILALGDSLTQGYGLLESEGFVPQLRAWLAARGHDVRIVNGGVSGDTTAGGLARVEWSLTPEIDAMIVTLGGNDLLRGIDPAVARENIEGILKVAQARELEVLLVGMQAPGNYGPDYKAEFGAIYPELAETYETLLAGNFFDGLMEEGSAPADLDAFMQADGIHPNEKGVARIVEALGPKVEALIAQASE; encoded by the coding sequence ATGAGTCTACGGGTCAGATATGGGGCCGGGGCGCTGGCCAGCAAGGCGGCGCTTGCGGTCACACTTGCGTGGGGACAGCCCGCGACGGCGGAACAGGTCCATATCCTTGCGCTGGGCGACAGCCTGACCCAGGGCTACGGGCTGCTGGAAAGCGAGGGGTTCGTGCCGCAGCTGCGGGCGTGGCTGGCCGCGCGCGGGCATGATGTCCGCATCGTGAACGGTGGAGTGTCCGGCGATACGACGGCGGGCGGGCTGGCACGGGTCGAATGGTCGCTGACGCCCGAGATCGACGCGATGATCGTGACGCTGGGCGGCAACGATTTGCTGCGCGGCATCGACCCTGCCGTGGCGCGCGAGAATATCGAGGGTATCCTGAAGGTCGCGCAGGCCAGGGAGCTGGAGGTCCTGTTGGTCGGCATGCAGGCGCCGGGCAACTACGGGCCCGACTACAAGGCGGAATTCGGGGCGATCTATCCCGAGCTTGCCGAAACCTACGAGACGCTGCTGGCGGGGAACTTCTTTGACGGTCTGATGGAGGAGGGGAGCGCGCCCGCTGATCTTGATGCCTTCATGCAGGCCGACGGCATCCACCCGAATGAAAAGGGCGTTGCACGGATCGTAGAGGCTTTGGGTCCGAAGGTAGAGGCTTTGATCGCCCAGGCCTCAGAATGA